CATCGATCCCGTCCGCATCTACGTGGAGGACGAGTACATCCGCGCCGCGCCCGGCCTGACCGGCTTCACCAAGTGCGGCGGCAACTACGCCGCCTCCATCAAGGCCGGCGAGATGGCCGAGCAGCAGGGCTTCGCCCAGGTGCTGTGGCTGGACGGCGTGGAGAAGAAGTATGTGGAAGAGGTCGGCTCCATGAACATTATGTTCAAGATCGACGGCAAGATCTACACCGCCCCCTGCACCGGTACAGTGCTGCCCGGCGTCACCCGCCGCTCCATCATCGAACTGCTGAAGGACTGGGGCTATGAGGTCTGCGAGGAGCACGTGGCCATCGCCGACATCATGAAGGCCGGCCACGACGGCAAGCTGGAGGAGGTCTTCGGCACCGGCACCGCCGCCGTCGTCTCCCCCGTCAAGGAACTGGACTGGAAGGGCGACAAGGTCTTCATCAGCGGCGGCAAGATCGGCGAGCTGACGCAGAAGCTGTACGACACCCTCACCGGCATCCAGTGGGGCAAGCTGCCCGACACCAAGGGCTGGATCGTCCCCGTGTGCAAGGGCTGAGTTCCCATCGTCAAAAAGAGCGGAGCCGAAAGGCTCCGCTCTTTTCCTGCGTCCCGCTCAGGGCTGCTCCGCTTCATAACGCTTTAAAATGGCGGCCAGAGCCTCAGCCGGGATGTCTCCCACGGGGCGGATCGGCTCCGGATTTTGATCGTAGGGGGCGATGGGCTTTTCAAACCAGGCCACATCCCGCCAGGCGCCGCACTTGTACCCAGTGCTGCGGTAGGTGCCCAGCCGCCGGAAGCCCAGGGCTTGGTGGAGCCCCTCACTCTTTTCATTGGGCACGGTGACGCAGCCGTAGACCGTGCGGATGCCCTGCAGCCGCAGAATGTCTATCAGGGCGCCGTACAGCCGCCTTCCCAGCCCCCGGGAGGTGCATGAGCGGTCCAGATAGACGGACAGCTCCGCATTCCACTGATAGGCGGCCCGCTCCGCCTGGCGGTGGGCGTAGGCATAGCCCACGATCCGCCCCTTCTCCAGGCATACGAGATAGGGATACTCCCGGCCGACGGCGGCGATGCGTCCGGCAAATTCCGCCTCTGAGGGCAGCGCACACTCAAAGGTGATGGGAGTGTCCAGGTATTCTCCGTAGATCTTCAGCAGGGCGGCGCTGTCTGCTGGCGCGGCAAAGCGGAACGCCGGCGCTCCCGGGGCTTCTCTTTCAGCCATCTCCGCCGCCCCTTACGTCCTGGCATGAATCTGGGCGCCGCACTTGGGGCAGGTGATGACGATTTTCCCCTTGCCCACCGGCACCCGGCAGATGGTTTTACAGTTCTTGCAGGTGAAGTATTTGTGGGCCTTGTCCGCATGGCGGGCCTTGGCATTCTGGCGGCTGCTCTTCATCCGCCACATCCAGTTCACCCACCGCTGGTTTTCGCTCCGGCGCTTGGTGAGATTCCGGGAGAAGATGCGGAACAGGGCGAAGGCCCAAGCGGCGATGGACACCAGGTACAGCGCATTCCCCAGCCACAGATGATGGGGGGCCACAAACATGGAGACGAGGTCCAGAACCAGACTTCCCACCACAATGGCCAGGCTCAACTGGTCCACGCCGTTGCGTCCGTACATGAGCCGGGCCAGTGCGTTCCCGATTTTTTGAAAGACTCCCATAGATAAGGACTCCTTTTCCGGCGGCTCCTGCCGCAGGGTGTGATTCTGTCATTATTTTACACGCAAACCCACCGCCGCACAACCGTTTGCGGGCGGAATTTACAAATTGGTCATTTATTTGTTTTGTTCAAAGTGCTATACTGATTTCTGTTGAGAAAAAACACCAAAGGAAGTGCAATATCATGGCAAAACGGCAATTCAAGGCGGAGTCCAAGCGGCTGCTGGACCTGATGGTCAACTCCATCTACACCCACAAGGAGATCTTTCTCCGGGAGATCATCTCCAATGCCAGCGACGCCTGTGACAAGCTGTGCTACCAGGCCCTGACGGATGACGCCGTGGGCATGAGCCGCAAGGACTTCAAGATCGAGATCAAGGTGGACAAGGAACACCGGACTCTGACCGTCTCCGACAACGGCATCGGCATGGACAAGGAGGACCTGGAGAACAACCTGGGCGTCATCGCCTCCTCCGGCTCCTACAAGTTCAAGCAGGAGGTGGGGGACGACGCCAAGGACACCGACGTGATCGGCCAGTTCGGCGTGGGCTTCTACTCCGCCTTTATGGTGGCGGACCACATCACCGTGGTGACGAGGAAGTACGGCGCCGACGCCGCCTGGATGTGGCAGTCCTCCGGCGCCGACGGCTACACCATCACCGAATGCGAGCGGGATGCCGTGGGCACGGACATCATCATGCACATCAAGGCGGACACCGATGATGAGAAGTACAGTGAGTTCCTGGAGTCCTGGCGGCTCCAAGAGCTGGTGCGGAAGTATTCCGACTACATCCGCTTCCCCATCCGAATGGAGGTCTCCAAGACCCGCCGGAAGGAGGGTAGCCCCGACGACAAGCCGGAGTACGAGACGTATCAGGAAGAGGAGACGCTGAACTCCATGGTGCCCATCTGGCAGCGGCGCAAGTCCAGCGTGAAGCCGGAGGAGTACAACAAGTTCTATCGGGACAAGTTCCACGACTACGCCGACCCCCAAAAGGTCATCGCCGTGTCCGCCGAGGGCGCCGTCACCTACAAGGCGCTGCTGTTCATCCCCGGTGCCACGCCCTTCGACTACTACACCAAGGAGTACGAGAAGGGACTGCAGCTGTACTCCAACGGCGTCCTCATCATGGACAAGTGCGCCGACCTGCTGCCGGAGCACTTCCGCTTCGTCCGGGGGGTGGTGGACTCTCCCGACCTGTCCCTGAACATCTCCCGGGAGCTGCTCCAGCACGACCGGCAGCTGAAGGTCATCGCGGCCAACCTGGAGAAGAAGATCAAGAGCGAGCTTGGTAAGCTGCTGAAGGACGACCGGGAGGGCTACGAGAAATTTTGGAAGAACTTTGGCCGGCAGATCAAATACGGCGTCGTCAGCGAATACGGCGCCCACAAGGACCTGCTGCAGGATCTGCTGCTGTTCTACTCCTCCACGGAAAAGAAGCCCGTCACCCTGGCGGAGTATGTCTCCCGGATGAAGGAGGAGCAGAAGTTCATCTACTACGCGGCCGGCGAGAGCTTGGAGAAGATCGACAAACTGCCCCAGACCGAGGGCCTGCGGGAGTCCGGCACGGAGATCCTCTACTTCACGGAGGAGGTGGACGAGTTCTGCGCCCAGATCCTTCACACCTTCCAGGACAAGGAGTTCCGCTCTGTCCTGGACCAGGAGATCGAGGAGGGTGCCGAGAAGAAGGCCGAGGAGGCCGCAGACGCCCACAAGGCCGTGTTCGACTTCGTCAAGGAGACCCTGGGAGATCAGGTGAAGGAGGTCAAGGCCAGCGCCCGGCTGAAGTCCCATCCCGTGTGCCTGACGGCAGGGGAGGGCCTGAGCTTTGAGATGGAGAAGTATTTCCAGGCGGTCCAGCCGGACAGCGCCATCCGCGCCGAGCGGATTCTGGAGCTGAATGTGGAGCACCCAGCTTTCCAGGCCCTGGAGGCCGCCGTGACAGCGGACCCGGAGAAGGCCAAAAAGTACGCCACGCTGCTGTACGACCAGGCTCTGCTGATCGCAGGTCTGCCCCTGGAGGATCCCTCCGGCTACACTGATCTGGTGTGCGAGCTGATGAAATAAAATACCATGCGCAAAAGCGGTCCCGGGTAAAACCCGGGACCGCTTGTTTGATTTGCTTCAGGACGGATCTCTCTGCCATCCCGGCGTTTTTTCCATCGGGTAGGGGCGGCCGCCCTCGGCCACCCGAGAAGACAGCCGCGTGGATCGGTACCGCCCTCACCGCCGCTCCACCAGCCGCTGGTAGTGCTTGTACAGGGCGGAAAACCGGCCCTGATAGCTGTGGTTCCAGGGCTTGCGCTTGCCGCAGAAGTGGAGGATGGCCGTGTGGTCCATCACCCAGTCCATGTCCCGCTCCCCTTGGCTCAGCAGCAGGTAGCGGTCAAACCGCCGGGCGTCGTAGTTCCACAGGCTGTCGTCCACCCCCAGGATCTGTCCGCCGTACAGGCCGTTGAGCACGTCCTGGTCCGGCAGCAGCAGAATGTCGGCGTGCTCCCGGGCATAGTCGAAGATGTCACCCGGCCGGACCTCCCGCCGCATGGCGGACAGATCCATCACTAGTACGCCGGAGTTGTAGTAGGCCTCCGCCTCATAGTTCTCCAGCCGCAGCCGGTTCACCGGGTCTGTGATGCCCGCCAGCAGCCCGGTGTGGGTGGCGGCGGCCATCAGGTCTCCCTCCAGGTCCGTATCATACAGGGCCCGGACGGGATTGATTACCAGAATGTCCGGGTCCAGATACAGCACCCGGTCCAGAGAACGCGGCAGCAGCTCCGCCGCCAGCAGCCGGTAGTACATGGCCCGGGTCCAGTACCGGGCCACCGGCGCGTCGGCGAACAGGTCCGCCGGCACCTCCAACGGGTGGATGCGCCCCCGACCGGCGCAGAGCTCCTCCAGTGCCGCCCAGTCCTCCGGCAGCAGGCCGTCTCCGATGGCGTAAATCTCAAAGGTCTCGCCAGGATCATTCCGCAGCAGAGAGCCCAGCATCACCCGCAGGGGCGGGAGATAGTTGCGGTCCAGTGTCACCAGAATGTTCATGTGGTCAAGCCCTCCGATCCGTTGGTCCGGGCCGTGTCCCGGTAATAGGCCACCAGCAGGTCCACCACCGTCCCGTAGGAGCGGATGCCGTCCTCTTGGCCGTAGCCCTTCAAAATCGTGTCGTACACCTTCTGGCTGGCATCCGCCGCAGCCCCCTCGAAGGATGCCCAGTAGGCGTTATTAGATGCCAGATCCGCCAGCACCGTGTCCGGAAGGCTGTCCCGGATGGCCTGCCAGGCCGCCGGATCCGCCTGGTACAGGGCGTTGCCCAGGTGGATGTACCCCATCAGCCAGCCGGAGTATTCGTACACCGGATCGCCGCTGGTGGTGGAGGCCAGCACCGCCAGGAAGTTGCACTCCTGCTCCGAGGCGATGCCCCGCTGGTGGGACAGCTCGTGGGCGATGGTGGAGGGGATCAGGCAGGCGGGGGCGTCCACGTTGATGTTGGACTCCCCGGTGAAAGCAAAGTAGACGCCGGTGAAGTTCATGGCGCTCATGACCCTGGAGAAGAACATCCGCTTGGGCGCTCGGTCCTCAAATTCCAGGAAGGGGAACAGGTCCTCCGCGCCCTGGTAGATGTCCGTGCTCCCGGCAAAGATCTCGTTCAGAGACGCATTGAACGTCCCCGCCTCATCCCGGGGCACCTGGTCGGCTGTCTGCGCCAGATTTTCCGCGAACCACGCGGTCACCGCCGTCAGATCCGGGAGCGATACCTCCTCCGCCCGGATGCCGGACCGGTCCTGGAAGGTGTCCGTGTAATAGCACACCCCCCACAGCAGGCAGGTAGCGGCGCAGACGCTCAGCCCGGCGCAGACCGCCCCCAGAACCGCGCTGTAAGCCCGGCGCTTCCGCCGCCCTCTGGCCCTGACTACCGCCGTGATGTTCCATACCACATAGGCCAGCGCGAGGACGGCCGCCAGGACATACAGCACCTCCATCACAGAGAAGGAGACCCGATAGCACAGGCTGCCCAGAGATCTCCGGATCGGGGCGGATACAAATCGCTCCAGGGCGTTCATCCAGTCCCGGTGCTCCCGGGCGATCCAGAAGGCCGCCAGCAGGACCAGGTCCGCCAGCAGCCAGATGTGCAGTTTTTGGTGGGACTTGAAAAATGTCATGCTCACTCCGCTGCCGCCAGCAGCTGGCGGGTATAGTCGTCTTTCGGGTGGTCGAAGATGTCATCCACTGTTCCCTGCTCCACGATGCGGCCTTCTTTCATCACCAGCACCCGGTCGCAGAGCTGGTACACCACATTCAGGTCGTGGGAGATAAAGAGATAGCTGAGATCCAGCTCCCGCCGCAGCGTCCGCAGCAGGTCCAGGATCTGGGCCTGGATGGTCACGTCCAGGGCGGACACCGGCTCGTCGGCAATGAGGAACCGGGGCCGCTGGATCAGCGCTGCAGCAATGGACACCCGCTGCCGCTGTCCGCCGGAGAGTTCCGCCGGTTTTGCCGCCAGACACTCCTCCGGCAGACCCACCCGGTCCAGCATCTCCCGCACCCGGCGCTTGCGCTCCGGGGCGTCATACTTGCCGTAGACCCGCAGCGGCTCCTCCAGGGTCCACTCCACCGAATAGGCGGGGTTCAGCGCGCTGTACGGGTCCTGAAAGATCATCTGGGGCCGCTTGGTGTAGTGAATCACCTGCCCCTGGTCGGGCTTCACAATGCCCAGGATGGTCCTGGCCAGGGTGGATTTTCCGGTGCCGGACTCGCCCACCAGACCCAGGATTTCCCCATGGCGCACATCAAAGGTCACGTCGCGGAGGACCTCCTGATAGGGGCCGCGGCGGAAGAGCCCGCGGTCCCGGTATCCGCTGGTGACGTGCCGGACGGAGAGCACCAGCTCCTGTTCGCTCATGGCGTCTCCTCCTTCCGGTGCCGGGTGGGAATGGCGGCGATGAGCCGCTGGGTGTATGGGTGCCGGGGATGGCGGAACACCGTCTCGATGTCCCCCTCCTCCACCAGCACGCCCCGCTGCATCACCGCCGTGCGGGTGCAGAGCTTCCGCACCACGTTCAGGTTGTGGGAGATGAACAGCATGGAGATGCCGGACTCCCGGTTCAGCTTTTTCAAAAGCTCCAAAATCTGGGCCTGGATGGTCACGTCCAGGGCGGTGGTGGGCTCATCCAGCAGCAGCAGCTTGGGCCGTGCCACGACGGCCGCGGCGATCATGGCCCGCTGCAG
This DNA window, taken from Dysosmobacter welbionis, encodes the following:
- a CDS encoding branched-chain amino acid aminotransferase; protein product: MLDIQITKTTSPKAKPADESKLGFGKIFTDHMFVMDYAPDKGWHDARIVPYQPFPLDPACVIFHYAQEIFEGLKAYRTADNTIQLFRPDCNGQRMQDSADRMCIPKIPVEDFVQAVKTLVEVDKDWVPHSDGASLYIRPFVFATDVGMGVHASRNYTFCVICAPSGAYYAEGIDPVRIYVEDEYIRAAPGLTGFTKCGGNYAASIKAGEMAEQQGFAQVLWLDGVEKKYVEEVGSMNIMFKIDGKIYTAPCTGTVLPGVTRRSIIELLKDWGYEVCEEHVAIADIMKAGHDGKLEEVFGTGTAAVVSPVKELDWKGDKVFISGGKIGELTQKLYDTLTGIQWGKLPDTKGWIVPVCKG
- the htpG gene encoding molecular chaperone HtpG, translated to MAKRQFKAESKRLLDLMVNSIYTHKEIFLREIISNASDACDKLCYQALTDDAVGMSRKDFKIEIKVDKEHRTLTVSDNGIGMDKEDLENNLGVIASSGSYKFKQEVGDDAKDTDVIGQFGVGFYSAFMVADHITVVTRKYGADAAWMWQSSGADGYTITECERDAVGTDIIMHIKADTDDEKYSEFLESWRLQELVRKYSDYIRFPIRMEVSKTRRKEGSPDDKPEYETYQEEETLNSMVPIWQRRKSSVKPEEYNKFYRDKFHDYADPQKVIAVSAEGAVTYKALLFIPGATPFDYYTKEYEKGLQLYSNGVLIMDKCADLLPEHFRFVRGVVDSPDLSLNISRELLQHDRQLKVIAANLEKKIKSELGKLLKDDREGYEKFWKNFGRQIKYGVVSEYGAHKDLLQDLLLFYSSTEKKPVTLAEYVSRMKEEQKFIYYAAGESLEKIDKLPQTEGLRESGTEILYFTEEVDEFCAQILHTFQDKEFRSVLDQEIEEGAEKKAEEAADAHKAVFDFVKETLGDQVKEVKASARLKSHPVCLTAGEGLSFEMEKYFQAVQPDSAIRAERILELNVEHPAFQALEAAVTADPEKAKKYATLLYDQALLIAGLPLEDPSGYTDLVCELMK
- a CDS encoding glycosyltransferase family 8 protein, giving the protein MNILVTLDRNYLPPLRVMLGSLLRNDPGETFEIYAIGDGLLPEDWAALEELCAGRGRIHPLEVPADLFADAPVARYWTRAMYYRLLAAELLPRSLDRVLYLDPDILVINPVRALYDTDLEGDLMAAATHTGLLAGITDPVNRLRLENYEAEAYYNSGVLVMDLSAMRREVRPGDIFDYAREHADILLLPDQDVLNGLYGGQILGVDDSLWNYDARRFDRYLLLSQGERDMDWVMDHTAILHFCGKRKPWNHSYQGRFSALYKHYQRLVERR
- a CDS encoding DUF3810 domain-containing protein, which encodes MTFFKSHQKLHIWLLADLVLLAAFWIAREHRDWMNALERFVSAPIRRSLGSLCYRVSFSVMEVLYVLAAVLALAYVVWNITAVVRARGRRKRRAYSAVLGAVCAGLSVCAATCLLWGVCYYTDTFQDRSGIRAEEVSLPDLTAVTAWFAENLAQTADQVPRDEAGTFNASLNEIFAGSTDIYQGAEDLFPFLEFEDRAPKRMFFSRVMSAMNFTGVYFAFTGESNINVDAPACLIPSTIAHELSHQRGIASEQECNFLAVLASTTSGDPVYEYSGWLMGYIHLGNALYQADPAAWQAIRDSLPDTVLADLASNNAYWASFEGAAADASQKVYDTILKGYGQEDGIRSYGTVVDLLVAYYRDTARTNGSEGLTT
- a CDS encoding GNAT family N-acetyltransferase codes for the protein MAEREAPGAPAFRFAAPADSAALLKIYGEYLDTPITFECALPSEAEFAGRIAAVGREYPYLVCLEKGRIVGYAYAHRQAERAAYQWNAELSVYLDRSCTSRGLGRRLYGALIDILRLQGIRTVYGCVTVPNEKSEGLHQALGFRRLGTYRSTGYKCGAWRDVAWFEKPIAPYDQNPEPIRPVGDIPAEALAAILKRYEAEQP
- a CDS encoding ABC transporter ATP-binding protein produces the protein MSEQELVLSVRHVTSGYRDRGLFRRGPYQEVLRDVTFDVRHGEILGLVGESGTGKSTLARTILGIVKPDQGQVIHYTKRPQMIFQDPYSALNPAYSVEWTLEEPLRVYGKYDAPERKRRVREMLDRVGLPEECLAAKPAELSGGQRQRVSIAAALIQRPRFLIADEPVSALDVTIQAQILDLLRTLRRELDLSYLFISHDLNVVYQLCDRVLVMKEGRIVEQGTVDDIFDHPKDDYTRQLLAAAE